The Burkholderia ambifaria AMMD genome includes a region encoding these proteins:
- a CDS encoding BON domain-containing protein, translated as MQRRYPGRQAERSGPPDWQERGERAYRGGERDFRGDETRRHDADYESAYRRFASENVGPEDWGSEWSERSARTSAERRPGDVGDWRDAPGGSRDPEWEAERGYGSRGRRMEGGEGREGREGREGRYGGDQPGFREHYRLGGYGGERDHDPRDPYDPRRTEAQREAMRQRRGPKGYTRSDERIREDVCERLAHALDIDVSDVTVQVRDGRVELDGTVPSRWMKHDIEDIADGCMCVRDVENRVRVRRNDDEHQPGTVLHPSQRTVTPTQPAVRDPEPGSGTGRDRESHH; from the coding sequence ATGCAACGACGATATCCGGGACGGCAAGCCGAACGCAGCGGGCCGCCCGACTGGCAGGAACGCGGCGAACGTGCGTACCGGGGCGGCGAGCGCGACTTTCGCGGCGACGAAACCCGGCGGCACGACGCCGACTATGAATCCGCGTACCGGCGCTTCGCGAGCGAGAACGTCGGCCCGGAAGACTGGGGCAGCGAATGGAGCGAACGCTCGGCGCGCACGTCGGCCGAGCGGCGTCCGGGCGACGTCGGCGACTGGCGCGACGCGCCGGGCGGGTCGCGCGATCCGGAGTGGGAAGCCGAGCGCGGCTACGGCAGCCGCGGTCGTCGCATGGAAGGTGGGGAGGGGCGGGAAGGCCGCGAAGGGCGCGAAGGCCGGTATGGCGGCGATCAGCCGGGGTTCCGCGAGCATTACCGGCTGGGCGGGTACGGCGGCGAGCGCGACCATGATCCGCGCGATCCATACGATCCGCGCCGTACCGAGGCGCAACGCGAGGCCATGCGCCAGCGCCGTGGCCCGAAAGGCTATACGCGCTCGGACGAGCGCATTCGCGAGGACGTCTGCGAGCGGCTCGCGCACGCGCTCGACATCGACGTGAGCGACGTCACCGTGCAAGTGCGCGACGGCCGCGTCGAACTGGACGGCACCGTGCCGTCGCGCTGGATGAAGCACGACATCGAGGACATCGCCGACGGCTGCATGTGCGTGCGCGACGTCGAGAACCGCGTGCGGGTGCGCCGCAACGACGATGAACACCAACCGGGCACGGTGCTGCATCCGTCCCAACGCACCGTCACGCCGACGCAGCCCGCCGTGCGCGACCCCGAACCGGGCAGCGGCACCGGCCGCGACCGCGAATCGCACCATTGA
- a CDS encoding D-glycero-alpha-D-manno-heptose-1,7-bisphosphate 7-phosphatase, translating into MALKRERRLPGAVLLDKDGTLLENVPYNVDPARMKLAPGAARALRTLGETGMPIAVVSNQPGVALGRFTERELGAVRQRLAELFEANGAVLADFFYCPHHPAGSVPRYTCDCICRKPRPGMLRRALATLGAVAEWSWMIGDILDDVEAGRAARCGTILVDCGNETEWRIDATRTPLHVVTRLDLAADIVVREAVRRHGSWVRR; encoded by the coding sequence ATGGCCCTGAAGCGCGAACGGCGGCTGCCGGGCGCCGTGCTGCTCGACAAGGACGGCACGCTGCTCGAGAACGTGCCGTACAACGTCGATCCCGCGCGGATGAAACTCGCGCCGGGCGCGGCGCGCGCGCTGCGCACGCTCGGCGAGACCGGCATGCCGATCGCGGTCGTGTCGAACCAGCCGGGCGTCGCGCTCGGCCGCTTTACCGAACGTGAGCTTGGCGCGGTCCGCCAGCGTCTCGCCGAACTGTTCGAAGCGAACGGCGCGGTGCTGGCGGACTTTTTTTACTGCCCGCATCACCCGGCGGGCAGCGTGCCGCGCTACACCTGCGACTGCATTTGCCGCAAGCCGCGCCCCGGCATGTTGCGCCGTGCGCTCGCGACGCTCGGCGCGGTCGCCGAATGGAGCTGGATGATCGGCGACATCCTCGATGACGTCGAGGCCGGCCGCGCCGCACGCTGCGGCACGATCCTGGTCGACTGCGGCAACGAGACCGAATGGCGGATCGACGCCACGCGCACGCCGCTCCACGTGGTCACCCGTCTCGACCTCGCCGCCGACATCGTCGTGCGCGAGGCCGTGCGCCGTCACGGCTCGTGGGTGCGGCGATGA
- a CDS encoding SDR family oxidoreductase — protein MNATHDPARQSLAGRTALVTGGGRGLGEAICEELAQHGAHVIVADLDGDRAAAVAQRLERHGGQAVGRPLDVRDEASVLQVVHDAREALGDLDVIVNNAAIDVTAPIDDVSVSAWQQVMMTNLFGPYLMCHAAVPMMKARGSGHIVNIASTASKRAWPNASAYHATKWGLLGLSHALHAELRPAGVSVSAIVAGGMRTPFLLDRFPDIDEDTLQPPEHVAAAVRFVLTQPPGTVVPELMVLPMKETSWP, from the coding sequence GTGAACGCGACTCACGATCCCGCCCGCCAATCTCTTGCCGGACGCACCGCGCTCGTGACGGGCGGCGGCCGCGGCCTCGGCGAGGCCATCTGCGAGGAGCTGGCGCAACACGGCGCGCACGTGATCGTCGCCGATCTCGACGGCGACCGCGCGGCGGCCGTCGCGCAACGACTCGAGCGGCATGGCGGCCAGGCGGTCGGACGGCCACTCGACGTGCGCGACGAAGCGTCGGTGCTGCAGGTGGTACACGACGCGCGCGAGGCGCTCGGCGATCTCGACGTGATCGTCAACAACGCGGCGATCGACGTGACCGCGCCGATCGACGACGTGAGCGTGTCGGCGTGGCAGCAGGTGATGATGACGAACCTGTTCGGCCCGTATCTGATGTGCCACGCGGCGGTGCCGATGATGAAGGCGCGCGGCAGCGGCCATATCGTCAACATCGCGTCGACAGCATCGAAGCGCGCGTGGCCGAATGCGTCCGCGTATCACGCGACGAAGTGGGGGCTGCTCGGGCTGTCGCATGCGCTGCATGCGGAGTTGCGACCGGCCGGCGTGAGCGTGTCGGCGATCGTCGCGGGCGGGATGCGCACGCCGTTCCTGCTCGACCGCTTCCCCGACATCGACGAGGACACGCTGCAGCCGCCGGAGCACGTCGCGGCCGCCGTGCGGTTCGTGCTGACGCAGCCGCCGGGCACCGTCGTGCCGGAGCTGATGGTGCTGCCGATGAAGGAGACGTCATGGCCCTGA
- a CDS encoding ABC transporter transmembrane domain-containing protein yields MTAGTDELARDGRDPRGNGARHDRRDSRDNRDHDVRGLRMRIALELWRAIRHYRTRVFAAIVLLVLAKAAAVSVPLLLKDIVDGFGRAAGQPIALPVLLLFAYAVVRFAANALNEVRDMTFVQVTQHTVASFTVRTFGHLHRLGARFHSQRETGMVVRDLEKGTVGIAYLLGVAVFTIVPTAIEIGSVLVIVISKYGGGFTAIILVTFAVYAAYTTVFTRRRTRYQRRVNALEAESNSRVVDSLLNVDTVKYFAREDVERSRLERVLDDWREAGVENQYALSTLHIGQSACIGAGIAAVMLLAGQYVARGAMTVGDLVLINAYIIQISLPLNALGFVFREANDAMTNIERLFGLLDARGLPGEDGDAPGAQPLAVRGGAIEFEHVDFSYEPSRQILWDVSFRIEPGQSIAVVGGSGSGKSTLARLLFRLYQPDAGTIRIDGQDLRLVTERSLRDALGIVPQDTILFNDTLAYNIAYGRRDATRGDVIAAARGAQLDTFIERLPDAYDTRVGERGVRLSGGERQRVAIARALLKAPPIVVFDEATSALDTRSERAIQQELMRVARHRTSLIIAHRLSTIVDADRILVMEHGRLVEQGTHDELLASDGVYAQMWSLQAKQRELERTEAKFARQPVRINPLVAHVLDSLAEAAARRGVPVFRELSNEDLVVKADPAALRRFVWELCRGGIDASGGGQVEVRTARHDPEARITITCAGVEAPELSLLDLERLQDTIEDAGGYVVRERDDHGVTLHLSLPMCAVAPASLQAAGAGATVPTKPLDGVRIACVDDHDEAREALTALLKFAGADVRAFASGQALLDDLWHARRADWPALLVCDIDLGDDEEDGYTVMRRVRQLDAERPRDGRAPLEALALSGHARERDRTRAVEAGFHAYLTKPAAADDLIAALRALAFSSGELHAEPSESDAPRNPDPAPRR; encoded by the coding sequence ATGACGGCCGGCACCGACGAGCTGGCGCGCGACGGCCGCGACCCACGCGGCAACGGCGCGCGCCATGACCGCCGCGATTCCCGCGACAACCGCGACCACGACGTGCGCGGTTTGCGTATGCGCATCGCGCTCGAGCTGTGGCGCGCGATCCGGCATTACCGCACGCGCGTGTTCGCCGCGATCGTGCTGCTGGTGCTCGCGAAGGCGGCGGCCGTATCGGTGCCGCTGCTGCTGAAGGATATCGTCGACGGATTCGGCCGCGCGGCCGGCCAGCCGATCGCGCTGCCGGTGCTGCTGCTGTTTGCGTATGCGGTCGTGCGCTTCGCGGCGAACGCGCTGAACGAAGTGCGCGACATGACCTTCGTGCAGGTCACGCAGCACACGGTCGCGTCGTTTACCGTGCGCACGTTCGGCCATCTGCACCGGCTCGGCGCGCGCTTTCATTCGCAGCGCGAGACCGGCATGGTCGTGCGCGATCTCGAGAAAGGCACGGTCGGCATCGCGTATCTGCTCGGCGTCGCGGTGTTCACGATCGTGCCGACCGCGATCGAGATCGGTTCGGTGCTGGTGATCGTGATCAGCAAGTACGGCGGCGGCTTCACCGCGATCATCCTCGTCACGTTCGCGGTCTACGCGGCGTATACGACCGTGTTCACCCGCCGGCGCACGCGCTACCAGCGCCGCGTGAACGCGCTCGAGGCCGAATCGAACTCGCGCGTGGTCGACAGCCTGCTCAACGTCGATACCGTCAAGTACTTCGCGCGCGAGGACGTCGAGCGCAGCCGGCTCGAACGCGTGCTCGACGACTGGCGCGAGGCCGGCGTCGAGAACCAGTACGCGCTGTCGACGCTGCATATCGGGCAGAGCGCGTGCATCGGCGCGGGCATCGCGGCGGTGATGCTGCTCGCTGGCCAGTATGTCGCGCGCGGCGCGATGACGGTCGGTGATCTCGTGCTGATCAACGCGTACATCATCCAGATCAGCCTGCCGCTGAACGCGCTCGGCTTCGTGTTCCGCGAGGCGAACGACGCGATGACCAACATCGAGCGCCTGTTCGGGCTGCTCGATGCGCGCGGCCTGCCGGGCGAGGACGGCGATGCGCCCGGCGCGCAGCCGCTCGCGGTGCGCGGCGGCGCGATCGAGTTCGAGCATGTCGACTTCAGCTACGAGCCGAGCCGGCAGATTCTGTGGGACGTATCGTTTCGCATCGAGCCGGGGCAATCGATCGCGGTGGTCGGCGGCAGCGGCTCGGGGAAGTCGACGCTCGCGCGGCTGCTGTTCCGGCTGTACCAGCCCGATGCCGGCACGATCCGGATCGACGGGCAGGACCTGCGGCTCGTGACCGAGCGCAGCCTGCGCGATGCGCTCGGCATCGTTCCGCAGGACACGATCCTGTTCAACGACACGCTGGCCTACAACATCGCGTACGGCAGGCGCGACGCGACGCGCGGCGACGTGATCGCCGCTGCGCGCGGCGCGCAGCTCGACACGTTCATCGAGCGGCTGCCCGATGCGTACGACACGCGCGTCGGCGAGCGCGGCGTGCGGCTGTCGGGCGGCGAGCGGCAGCGCGTCGCGATCGCGCGTGCGCTGCTGAAGGCGCCGCCGATCGTCGTGTTCGACGAGGCGACGTCGGCGCTCGACACGCGCTCGGAGCGCGCGATCCAGCAGGAACTGATGCGCGTCGCGCGGCACCGCACGAGCCTGATCATCGCGCACCGGCTGTCGACGATCGTCGATGCCGACCGGATCCTCGTGATGGAGCACGGCCGGCTCGTCGAGCAGGGCACGCACGACGAGCTGCTGGCGAGCGACGGCGTGTATGCGCAGATGTGGTCGCTGCAGGCGAAGCAGCGCGAGCTGGAGCGCACCGAAGCGAAATTCGCGCGGCAGCCGGTGCGCATCAATCCGCTCGTCGCGCACGTGCTCGACTCGCTGGCGGAGGCGGCCGCCCGGCGCGGCGTGCCGGTATTTCGCGAACTGTCGAACGAGGATCTCGTCGTGAAGGCGGATCCGGCCGCGCTGCGCCGCTTCGTGTGGGAGCTGTGCCGCGGCGGGATCGACGCGAGCGGCGGCGGGCAGGTCGAGGTGCGCACCGCGCGCCACGACCCGGAAGCGCGCATCACGATCACCTGCGCGGGCGTCGAGGCGCCGGAGTTGTCGCTGCTCGATCTCGAACGGCTGCAGGACACGATCGAGGACGCCGGCGGCTACGTCGTGCGCGAGCGCGACGACCACGGCGTGACGTTGCACCTGTCGCTACCGATGTGCGCGGTGGCGCCGGCATCGCTACAGGCGGCCGGCGCCGGCGCAACCGTGCCGACGAAACCGCTCGACGGCGTGCGCATCGCCTGCGTCGACGATCACGACGAAGCGCGCGAGGCGCTCACCGCGCTGCTGAAGTTTGCCGGGGCGGACGTGCGCGCGTTCGCGTCCGGACAGGCGCTGCTCGACGACCTGTGGCACGCGCGCCGCGCGGACTGGCCGGCGCTGCTCGTGTGCGACATCGACCTCGGCGACGACGAGGAGGACGGCTACACGGTGATGCGCCGGGTCCGCCAGCTCGATGCCGAACGCCCGCGCGACGGCCGCGCGCCGCTCGAGGCGCTCGCGTTGTCCGGCCACGCGCGCGAACGCGACCGCACCCGCGCGGTCGAAGCGGGTTTCCATGCTTACCTGACCAAGCCCGCCGCGGCGGACGACCTGATCGCGGCGCTGCGCGCGCTCGCGTTTTCCTCCGGAGAACTCCATGCCGAACCTTCTGAATCCGACGCCCCCCGAAACCCTGACCCAGCGCCGCGGCGGTAG
- a CDS encoding glycosyltransferase family 9 protein, translating to MSAAWDRARRILCVRLDSLGDVLMTTPALRALKESGQGRRLTLLTSRTGAALAPHLPMVDDVWTYDAPWVKHPEARGDPVVDLDMIDRLLAGHFDAAVIFTVYSQSPLPAAMMCWLAGIPLRLAHCRENPYELLTDRVPELEPESFVRHEVARQLALVRSIGAKTSDWRMAFEPGDAARDALHARLRAALERIGGPRRPGSARARWLVVHPGASAASRRWPAERFGAAAARLAPLFDGIAVTGSADERPLVEAVCERAGPRAVPLAGALPLGELGALIETADLLLSNNSGPVHLAAALGTPVVDLYALTNPQHTPWRVPHRALNVDVPCRNCYRSVCNQPGHPCLLGVSVDDVVAATHALLRGSERHAQRAAARAAVRGVEPVAANASNVIPFAHVITRS from the coding sequence ATGAGCGCGGCGTGGGATCGTGCACGCCGGATCCTGTGCGTGCGGCTCGACAGCCTCGGCGACGTGCTGATGACGACGCCCGCGCTGCGCGCGCTGAAGGAGAGCGGGCAGGGCCGCCGGCTCACGCTGCTGACTTCGCGCACCGGCGCCGCGCTCGCGCCGCATCTGCCGATGGTCGACGACGTGTGGACGTATGACGCGCCCTGGGTCAAGCATCCGGAGGCCCGCGGCGATCCGGTCGTCGATCTCGACATGATCGACCGGCTGTTGGCCGGCCACTTCGACGCGGCCGTGATCTTCACCGTGTATAGCCAGAGCCCGCTGCCGGCCGCGATGATGTGCTGGCTCGCGGGCATCCCACTACGGCTCGCGCATTGTCGCGAGAATCCGTATGAACTATTGACCGACCGCGTGCCGGAACTCGAGCCGGAATCGTTCGTGCGCCACGAGGTCGCGCGCCAGCTCGCGCTGGTGCGCTCGATCGGCGCGAAGACCTCCGACTGGCGGATGGCGTTCGAGCCCGGCGACGCGGCGCGCGATGCGCTGCACGCCCGGCTGCGCGCCGCGCTGGAGCGCATCGGCGGCCCGCGCCGGCCGGGCTCGGCGCGCGCGCGCTGGCTCGTCGTGCATCCCGGCGCGAGCGCGGCGTCGCGGCGCTGGCCGGCCGAGCGCTTCGGCGCCGCGGCCGCGCGGCTCGCGCCGCTGTTCGACGGGATCGCGGTGACGGGCAGCGCGGACGAGCGGCCGCTCGTCGAGGCCGTGTGCGAACGCGCGGGGCCGCGCGCGGTGCCGCTCGCCGGCGCGCTGCCGCTCGGCGAGCTCGGCGCGCTGATCGAGACGGCCGACCTGCTGCTGTCGAACAACAGCGGCCCCGTGCATCTCGCGGCCGCGCTCGGCACGCCGGTCGTCGATCTGTACGCACTGACCAACCCCCAGCACACGCCGTGGCGTGTGCCGCATCGCGCGTTGAACGTCGATGTGCCGTGTCGCAACTGCTATCGCAGCGTATGCAACCAGCCGGGGCATCCGTGCCTGCTCGGCGTGAGCGTCGACGACGTCGTCGCGGCGACGCACGCGCTGCTGCGCGGCAGCGAGCGCCATGCGCAACGCGCGGCCGCGCGCGCCGCCGTCCGCGGCGTCGAGCCGGTCGCCGCGAACGCATCGAACGTGATTCCCTTCGCGCACGTCATCACCAGGAGCTGA
- a CDS encoding carbamoyltransferase family protein, with translation MPDSTYTLGINAAFHDSAACLVRDGVVLAAAEEERFTHVKHAKRPVPFSTWELPYHAIDYCLAEADITLAEVDHVAYSYDPWLELDRHGNTPELTLPLAPSAHAPRADGASPWHPLFLSSIVNAPRQLAGGAPHHLQRRFRGVAHDGPFRWHFIEHHLAHEASAFLAAPYDHCAVMTLDGRGERATTSYGVFDGQAYRRLGQINLPHSLGLLYEHVTRYLGFLHSSDEYKVMALASYGKPVLADEMRRLVSYNGEGRYEVVEADLAARFGAPRERGGPIEPHHCDIAHALQVVLEETVLQAVDWLAAESGEKQLAMAGGVALNCVMNAKIRDRGPFDDVWVQPAAGDAGTALGAALWTDFRMRGMRGDWRMDHAYLGPSYSDDAIEAFLKEAQLPYRRLADVAAQTAALLAANRVIGWFQGRMEFGPRALGARSILASPIDPDMQRKLNRIKDREDFRPVAPVVLESRAHQWFIGGRRTPLRAPFMLFVYDVAPGAEAKIPAVRHIDGTARVQTVDEQQHPLLHALLSEFDALTGVPVLVNTSFNTRGEPIVCSPRDAIECFWTSPLDALVIGSFLLEKPR, from the coding sequence ATGCCCGACTCCACTTACACGCTCGGCATCAACGCCGCTTTCCACGACAGCGCCGCGTGCCTCGTGCGCGACGGCGTCGTGCTCGCCGCCGCCGAGGAGGAACGCTTCACGCACGTGAAGCACGCGAAGCGGCCGGTGCCGTTTTCGACGTGGGAGCTGCCGTATCACGCGATCGACTACTGTCTCGCGGAAGCCGACATCACGCTGGCCGAGGTCGACCATGTCGCGTATTCGTACGATCCGTGGCTCGAACTCGATCGGCACGGCAACACGCCCGAGCTGACGCTGCCGCTGGCGCCGTCCGCGCACGCGCCGCGTGCCGATGGCGCGTCGCCGTGGCATCCGCTGTTCCTGTCGTCGATCGTGAACGCGCCGCGCCAGCTCGCGGGCGGCGCGCCGCATCACCTGCAGCGGCGCTTTCGCGGCGTCGCGCACGACGGGCCGTTTCGCTGGCACTTCATCGAGCACCATCTCGCGCATGAGGCGAGCGCGTTTCTCGCCGCGCCGTACGACCACTGCGCGGTGATGACGCTCGACGGGCGCGGCGAACGCGCGACCACGAGTTACGGCGTATTCGACGGCCAGGCTTACCGGCGGCTCGGGCAGATCAACCTGCCGCACTCGCTCGGCCTGCTGTACGAGCACGTGACGCGCTACCTCGGCTTCCTGCATTCGTCCGACGAGTACAAGGTGATGGCGCTCGCGTCGTACGGCAAGCCGGTGCTCGCCGACGAGATGCGCAGGCTGGTGAGCTACAACGGCGAAGGCCGCTACGAGGTCGTCGAAGCCGATCTGGCCGCGCGATTCGGCGCGCCGCGCGAGCGCGGCGGCCCGATCGAGCCGCATCACTGCGACATCGCGCACGCGCTGCAGGTGGTGCTCGAGGAAACGGTGTTGCAGGCGGTCGACTGGCTCGCCGCCGAGAGCGGCGAGAAGCAGCTCGCGATGGCGGGCGGCGTCGCGCTGAACTGCGTGATGAACGCGAAGATCCGCGATCGCGGGCCGTTCGACGACGTATGGGTGCAGCCGGCCGCCGGCGACGCGGGCACCGCGCTCGGCGCCGCGTTGTGGACCGACTTCCGGATGCGCGGGATGCGCGGCGACTGGCGGATGGACCATGCGTATCTCGGACCGTCGTACAGCGACGACGCGATCGAGGCGTTCCTGAAGGAGGCGCAGCTGCCGTACCGGCGGCTCGCCGACGTCGCCGCGCAGACGGCCGCGCTGCTCGCGGCGAACCGCGTGATCGGCTGGTTCCAGGGCCGCATGGAGTTCGGGCCGCGCGCGCTCGGTGCCCGTTCGATCCTCGCTTCGCCGATCGATCCGGACATGCAGCGCAAGCTGAACCGGATCAAGGATCGCGAGGACTTCCGGCCGGTCGCGCCGGTCGTGCTGGAAAGCCGTGCGCATCAGTGGTTCATCGGCGGGCGACGCACGCCGCTGCGCGCGCCGTTCATGCTGTTCGTGTACGACGTCGCGCCCGGCGCGGAAGCGAAGATTCCGGCGGTGCGCCACATCGACGGCACCGCGCGCGTGCAGACCGTCGACGAACAGCAGCATCCGCTGCTGCACGCGCTATTGTCCGAGTTCGACGCGCTCACCGGCGTGCCGGTGCTCGTCAACACGTCGTTCAACACGCGCGGCGAGCCGATCGTCTGTTCGCCGCGCGACGCGATCGAATGCTTCTGGACGTCGCCGCTCGACGCGCTCGTGATCGGTTCGTTCCTGCTGGAGAAGCCGAGATGA
- a CDS encoding PAS domain-containing hybrid sensor histidine kinase/response regulator — MNKDDAISELPPPLGPADARDLLHRFAEFRFETVVGAITDYAVFMLDPQGNVATWNAGAERIKGYRTTEIIGHHFSRFYPADAVAAGRPALGLREASVHGRFEDEGWRVRKDGSLFWASVTITAVRDHGGQLAGFIKITRDMTERKRLAELEMSTHRLSVFIAMLAHELRNHLAPLRHSVSVLQTLPDPAPMLAQCRDAVHRQVGQLTRLVDDLLDVGRITAGKVELDNAPVTVRDVVCRGVESIQPKLAARQQHLRVELPPEPVVVRGDAARLVQVLHNLLDNASKFSPPGARIDVSADREGSTVAIRVTDHGVGIAAGSLETIFDLFDQDGVPGRRPSDGFGLGLAICRSFIELHGGRISAESEGPGHGATFTVRLPVEHHVETARTEAPAPRAGKPAAAPLNIVVVDDNRDSADTLAVLLQLKGHVPRVAYNASDALALVREAVPHLMLIDLSMPDVDGYTLLHELRAIDTPGGMICVALSGHASSSDLARTAREGFDDHLVKPLEMAVLDALLQRVARTVHGTP, encoded by the coding sequence ATGAACAAAGACGACGCCATTTCCGAATTGCCTCCGCCGCTCGGCCCCGCCGATGCACGCGATCTGCTGCATCGCTTCGCCGAGTTCCGCTTCGAAACCGTCGTCGGTGCAATCACCGACTACGCGGTGTTCATGCTCGATCCGCAAGGCAACGTCGCGACCTGGAACGCGGGCGCGGAGCGCATCAAGGGCTATCGCACCACCGAGATCATCGGCCACCATTTCTCGCGCTTCTATCCGGCCGACGCGGTCGCCGCGGGCCGGCCGGCGCTCGGGCTCCGCGAAGCGAGCGTGCACGGCCGTTTCGAGGACGAAGGCTGGCGCGTGCGGAAAGACGGTTCGCTGTTCTGGGCCAGCGTGACGATCACGGCCGTGCGCGATCATGGGGGCCAGCTGGCCGGCTTCATCAAGATCACGCGCGACATGACCGAGCGCAAGCGGCTCGCCGAACTGGAAATGTCGACGCACCGGCTCAGCGTGTTCATCGCGATGCTCGCGCACGAACTGCGCAACCATCTCGCGCCGCTGCGCCACTCCGTCAGCGTGCTGCAAACGCTGCCCGATCCGGCGCCGATGCTCGCGCAATGCCGCGACGCGGTGCACCGTCAGGTCGGACAACTGACGCGGCTCGTCGACGATCTGCTCGACGTCGGGCGCATCACGGCCGGCAAGGTCGAGCTGGACAACGCGCCGGTGACCGTGCGCGACGTCGTGTGCCGCGGCGTGGAGAGCATCCAGCCGAAGCTGGCCGCGCGCCAGCAGCATCTTCGCGTCGAACTGCCGCCCGAGCCGGTGGTGGTGCGCGGCGACGCCGCGCGGCTCGTGCAGGTGCTGCACAACCTGCTCGACAACGCGTCCAAGTTCTCGCCGCCCGGCGCGCGCATCGACGTCTCCGCCGACCGCGAGGGCTCGACCGTCGCGATTCGCGTGACCGATCACGGCGTCGGCATCGCGGCGGGTTCGCTCGAGACGATCTTCGACCTGTTCGACCAGGACGGCGTGCCGGGCCGGCGCCCGTCCGACGGCTTCGGGCTGGGCCTCGCGATCTGCCGGTCGTTCATCGAGCTGCATGGCGGCAGGATTTCCGCGGAAAGCGAAGGCCCCGGCCACGGAGCGACGTTCACGGTACGGTTGCCCGTCGAGCACCACGTGGAAACGGCACGGACGGAAGCGCCCGCGCCGCGCGCCGGGAAGCCGGCCGCCGCGCCGCTGAACATCGTCGTCGTCGACGACAACCGCGACTCGGCCGACACGCTCGCCGTGCTGCTGCAGTTGAAGGGGCACGTGCCGCGCGTCGCGTACAACGCGAGCGATGCGCTCGCGCTCGTGCGCGAAGCCGTTCCGCATCTGATGCTGATCGACCTGTCGATGCCCGACGTCGACGGCTACACGCTGCTGCACGAACTGCGCGCGATCGACACGCCGGGCGGCATGATCTGTGTCGCGCTGTCCGGTCATGCCAGCTCATCGGATCTCGCGCGCACGGCGCGCGAGGGCTTCGACGATCACCTCGTGAAACCCCTCGAGATGGCCGTGCTCGACGCGCTGCTGCAGCGTGTCGCGCGCACGGTGCATGGCACGCCATGA
- a CDS encoding ferredoxin — protein sequence MSETNTRYDNCMAACDACAHACDACMAACLAEPDAHKLADCIALDIECAQLCRFASGVMARGSVVAPRVCALCAQVCELCAVECLRHLHEHCRRCALACDACAAMCRAMA from the coding sequence ATGAGCGAAACGAATACTCGCTACGACAACTGCATGGCCGCGTGCGACGCGTGCGCGCATGCCTGTGACGCGTGCATGGCCGCGTGCCTGGCGGAGCCCGACGCACACAAGCTGGCCGACTGCATCGCGCTGGACATCGAATGCGCGCAGCTGTGCCGCTTCGCGTCGGGCGTGATGGCGCGCGGCAGCGTGGTCGCGCCGCGCGTGTGTGCGCTATGCGCGCAGGTATGCGAGCTGTGCGCGGTCGAATGCCTGCGGCATCTGCACGAACATTGCCGGCGCTGCGCGCTGGCGTGCGACGCATGCGCGGCGATGTGCCGCGCGATGGCTTGA